One window of the Mycobacterium xenopi genome contains the following:
- a CDS encoding DUF1490 family protein, translated as MALHGFLVKAAPHVLTFAAYEALHRVVAKAPWREATVSAMACGVRGVRTAEEKAERARLTAADMFAEAIERSGEKAPLSAVADEEVAPQPRRTRKTRTTDADN; from the coding sequence ATGGCATTGCATGGGTTTTTGGTGAAGGCGGCGCCCCACGTGTTGACCTTCGCCGCGTATGAGGCGCTACACCGAGTGGTGGCGAAGGCTCCGTGGCGGGAGGCAACGGTTTCCGCAATGGCCTGTGGTGTTCGCGGCGTGCGCACGGCTGAGGAGAAGGCCGAGCGGGCTCGATTGACGGCCGCCGACATGTTCGCCGAGGCGATAGAGCGCAGCGGGGAGAAAGCTCCGCTGTCAGCGGTGGCGGACGAGGAAGTTGCGCCCCAGCCGCGGCGGACTCGGAAGACTAGGACCACTGATGCTGACAATTGA
- a CDS encoding DUF5134 domain-containing protein: protein MIGDLALRWTVSVLFGASFAGHLYGLVAQRERWICTVERLLHIVMCAGMVAMAWPVGMELPTLGPMAFFLAAAVWFVLVAAHVFSGDDGRLTNGYHANMMAAVAWLYAVMRGGPLGRRDHPPDHTMPSSPGMKMPGMDISVPHTAEPWWITTLNWIAAVGFASAAVYWLYHYFAQRKANPAQHTTLLGDWGTLCQAFMASGMAIMFGVMLEV from the coding sequence TTGATTGGCGACCTCGCGCTGCGGTGGACGGTTAGCGTCCTCTTCGGCGCCAGCTTCGCGGGACACCTGTACGGCCTTGTCGCGCAACGTGAACGATGGATATGCACAGTCGAACGCCTGCTGCACATAGTGATGTGCGCGGGAATGGTTGCGATGGCCTGGCCGGTCGGAATGGAACTCCCCACACTCGGGCCGATGGCCTTCTTCCTCGCGGCGGCCGTCTGGTTCGTGCTGGTGGCTGCCCACGTGTTCTCCGGCGACGATGGCCGACTGACCAACGGCTACCACGCCAACATGATGGCGGCGGTAGCTTGGCTGTACGCGGTAATGCGCGGCGGCCCGCTGGGCCGGCGCGATCACCCACCCGACCACACAATGCCCAGCTCGCCCGGAATGAAGATGCCGGGTATGGACATATCGGTACCCCACACAGCCGAACCCTGGTGGATCACTACCCTCAACTGGATCGCGGCGGTCGGATTCGCAAGTGCCGCAGTGTATTGGCTGTATCACTATTTCGCCCAGCGGAAAGCGAACCCTGCGCAGCACACCACGCTCCTCGGGGACTGGGGAACGCTATGCCAGGCATTCATGGCCTCCGGCATGGCCATCATGTTCGGCGTGATGCTGGAGGTATGA
- a CDS encoding replication initiator, with protein MIVLPGLPTTVDPGPVITQMLRRAASPSYGSWWHRAESVGFCAHPIQLRGTDTGGRRHTVWTRCNNRRATVCPSCSDLYARDTWQLVHAGAAGGHHDIPAEVVSRPQVFATLTAPSYGVVHNASGTPCQAKLSGSAGRCQHGTPLRCNITHAVDDPMVGQPLCRQCYDYRGHVLFTWHLPELWRRFTIALRRAVTTQLKAVGVEADSVRVSFVKVVEMQARAIPHIHALIRLDPPPAKTTKPGDHDRHGPAALRGGREPRSITDQHTDWISPITAIDLAALIQQAARHVSIEVATGGSDSDHEAGRALWFGTQIDTQPLTPETTTAANDPTTNYSARTTASRLSPRRVAAYLAKYVTKSLHDFGITARRLTAEAISDLDVSEHVRAILSTIAELSEHTAEGGPLAGIGRWLHTLGYRGHITTKSRHYSTTMGALRAARATWTRHQMAKHSGRQDDTQSIDRSMASDRRCPSPIDTDEMLWEFDHAGHTTPGDRTLVYSAALRRIHIRRIGLVEARRQAPDQQ; from the coding sequence ATGATCGTGTTGCCAGGCCTACCGACCACCGTAGATCCCGGGCCGGTGATCACGCAGATGTTGCGCCGCGCCGCCTCACCGAGTTACGGGTCGTGGTGGCACCGCGCCGAATCGGTCGGGTTTTGCGCCCACCCCATCCAACTGCGCGGCACCGACACGGGCGGGCGTCGGCACACCGTGTGGACGCGCTGCAACAACCGCCGCGCGACGGTGTGCCCATCATGCTCAGACCTATATGCCCGCGACACCTGGCAACTCGTACACGCCGGAGCCGCCGGCGGCCACCACGACATACCCGCTGAAGTCGTTAGCCGTCCGCAGGTGTTCGCCACTCTGACCGCGCCCAGTTACGGCGTCGTGCACAATGCCAGCGGCACACCCTGCCAGGCTAAGCTCAGCGGATCGGCGGGCCGCTGCCAGCACGGAACACCACTGCGCTGCAACATAACCCACGCCGTTGATGACCCTATGGTGGGCCAGCCGCTGTGCCGGCAGTGCTACGACTACCGCGGGCATGTCTTGTTCACCTGGCACCTGCCCGAGCTGTGGCGGCGCTTCACCATCGCGCTACGGCGAGCTGTCACAACCCAGCTGAAAGCCGTTGGGGTAGAAGCGGATTCGGTGCGGGTCAGCTTCGTCAAAGTCGTTGAAATGCAAGCCCGCGCCATCCCACACATCCATGCCCTGATCCGCCTCGACCCACCACCAGCCAAGACCACGAAACCAGGTGACCACGATCGTCACGGCCCCGCCGCCCTTCGGGGTGGTCGGGAGCCCCGCTCGATAACCGACCAGCACACCGACTGGATCTCACCGATCACCGCCATCGACCTGGCCGCCCTGATTCAGCAGGCCGCGCGCCACGTCAGCATCGAGGTAGCCACCGGCGGCAGCGACTCCGACCACGAGGCAGGGCGGGCGCTGTGGTTCGGCACCCAGATCGACACCCAACCATTGACACCCGAAACCACCACAGCCGCAAACGATCCCACAACCAACTATTCCGCGCGCACGACGGCATCGCGGCTCTCGCCGCGCCGGGTCGCGGCATACCTGGCCAAATACGTCACCAAATCCCTGCACGACTTCGGCATCACCGCCCGACGCCTCACCGCAGAAGCGATCAGCGACCTAGACGTCAGCGAACACGTGCGCGCCATCCTGTCCACCATCGCCGAACTCTCCGAACACACCGCGGAGGGAGGACCTTTGGCAGGGATCGGGCGCTGGCTGCACACCCTAGGCTACCGCGGCCACATCACCACCAAATCCCGACACTACTCGACCACCATGGGTGCCCTGCGCGCGGCCCGCGCCACCTGGACCCGCCACCAGATGGCCAAACACTCAGGGCGACAAGACGACACACAATCCATCGATCGGTCGATGGCCTCTGACAGACGGTGCCCGTCACCAATCGACACCGATGAGATGCTATGGGAGTTCGACCACGCCGGACACACCACCCCCGGCGACCGCACCCTCGTCTATTCCGCGGCCCTCCGACGCATCCACATCCGCCGCATCGGGCTAGTGGAAGCCCGTCGCCAAGCCCCTGACCAACAATGA
- a CDS encoding MerR family DNA-binding protein, producing the protein MTHTIGDAAKAIGVSAKAIRIWEAKGLLPPAERTQAGYRLFSDHDIAILRFILRARTLGLTLSEIKDILDLHRHGTAPCEQVTALLDKHIRDIDRAIADLRALRTTLTTALQTARSDQRRGRAATVCRIIESPTA; encoded by the coding sequence GTGACGCACACCATCGGTGACGCCGCCAAAGCCATTGGCGTGTCCGCCAAGGCCATCCGGATCTGGGAAGCCAAGGGCCTGCTGCCGCCTGCTGAGCGCACCCAAGCCGGCTACCGGCTGTTCAGCGACCACGACATCGCGATCCTGCGGTTCATTCTTCGGGCCCGGACCCTCGGCCTGACGTTGTCGGAGATCAAAGACATCCTCGACCTGCATCGCCACGGCACGGCGCCCTGTGAGCAGGTCACCGCCCTGCTCGACAAGCACATTCGCGACATCGACCGCGCCATCGCCGACCTACGCGCCCTACGCACCACCCTGACCACCGCGCTACAAACCGCCCGCAGCGATCAACGCCGCGGACGCGCTGCCACCGTCTGCCGCATCATTGAATCCCCAACGGCATAA
- a CDS encoding FtsK/SpoIIIE domain-containing protein, with the protein MSNTSNRKNHNTSQSSNDEWIGELIWSLAKAAGQLLWWAILFPTLSIPVILTIWVAIAHGTRAGLLTAVLAVAAYIGWAVVEPSSFTVWVTTPVRQRSLSWWRYRRNWESVCTLHGLTARLGDRTLAPALRSVQIGSPADVLTVRLVTGQSINDWQKRGAALAAAWRAERLTIRATTPGELRIIINRGDVLAQPIALPMPTRVTTVNLAAVRVGITETRTWWRLPVLGQHILIAGATGAGKGSVLWSLIAGLAPHVKTGRVRLCVIDPKGGMELGAGAPMFTQFCHHTGHPTVELLRQLVAVMHARANRLRGHTRLHTPSTTEPLIVVVIDEIAALTAYLTDRKLRTEIEQLLGLLLSQGRAVGISVVAAVQDPAKDTVPVRQLFTVRIGLRMTEATQTAMVLGQGAHDAGAECDLIADATPGVGYVMVDGTADPIRVRAFHVTDRDITLLARTFPAPRPRTQGSDNSADPGTDHHDNQGQR; encoded by the coding sequence ATGTCGAACACCTCAAACCGTAAGAACCACAACACTAGTCAGTCATCTAATGATGAATGGATCGGCGAGCTGATCTGGTCGCTGGCCAAAGCCGCCGGACAGCTGCTGTGGTGGGCAATCCTGTTCCCCACGCTCAGCATTCCGGTAATCCTGACGATCTGGGTCGCCATCGCCCACGGCACCCGCGCGGGTCTGCTGACTGCCGTCCTGGCCGTCGCGGCCTATATCGGCTGGGCAGTCGTGGAGCCGTCCTCGTTCACCGTGTGGGTGACCACGCCGGTGCGGCAGCGCTCGCTGTCGTGGTGGCGATACCGCCGCAACTGGGAGTCGGTGTGCACCCTGCACGGTTTGACCGCCCGGCTCGGTGACCGAACCTTGGCGCCGGCACTGCGGTCGGTGCAGATCGGCAGCCCCGCCGACGTGCTAACCGTGCGGCTGGTGACCGGCCAGTCGATCAACGATTGGCAGAAACGCGGTGCGGCACTGGCGGCGGCGTGGCGGGCCGAGCGATTGACGATCCGCGCCACCACCCCCGGCGAGCTGCGCATCATCATCAACCGAGGCGACGTGCTGGCCCAACCCATTGCCCTACCCATGCCGACCCGGGTAACCACAGTCAATCTGGCCGCGGTGCGGGTCGGAATCACCGAGACGCGGACCTGGTGGCGGCTCCCCGTGTTGGGCCAGCACATCCTGATCGCCGGTGCCACCGGAGCCGGGAAGGGCTCGGTGCTGTGGTCGCTGATCGCGGGACTGGCACCACACGTGAAGACCGGGCGGGTGCGGTTATGCGTGATCGACCCCAAAGGCGGCATGGAGCTGGGGGCTGGCGCCCCGATGTTCACCCAGTTCTGCCACCACACCGGCCACCCCACCGTCGAACTGCTGCGCCAGCTGGTGGCAGTGATGCACGCGCGGGCCAACCGGCTGCGCGGACACACCCGCCTGCACACCCCTAGTACCACGGAACCGCTGATCGTGGTGGTTATCGACGAGATCGCCGCGTTGACCGCTTATCTCACCGACCGCAAACTGCGCACCGAAATCGAACAACTACTCGGTCTGCTGCTCTCCCAGGGCCGCGCAGTCGGGATATCGGTGGTGGCCGCGGTGCAAGACCCGGCCAAAGACACCGTGCCGGTGCGGCAGCTGTTCACCGTGCGGATCGGGCTGCGCATGACCGAAGCCACCCAAACCGCGATGGTATTGGGCCAAGGTGCCCACGATGCCGGCGCCGAATGCGACTTGATCGCCGATGCCACGCCCGGTGTCGGGTACGTGATGGTCGACGGCACCGCCGACCCGATACGGGTGCGGGCATTTCACGTCACCGACCGTGACATCACGCTGTTGGCCCGAACCTTTCCCGCACCCAGACCCCGCACACAGGGCAGTGACAACAGCGCAGACCCTGGCACCGATCACCACGACAATCAGGGGCAGCGGTGA
- a CDS encoding multicopper oxidase family protein, with amino-acid sequence MTRSPFGTVQLNRRGFIATSVAAGFTLAGCGRSTPTTATRDAAVADAIAVTEAARPHSGRTVTATLAPQQATIDLGGVSVQTLAYGNTIPGRLIRANVGDELALTVTNRLNRPTSVHWHGIALRNDMDGAEPATANIKAGQQFTYRFSVPHSGTYWAHPHVGLDADYGLYLPVIVDDPTEPGGYDAEWIVMLDDWTDGIGKTPQQLYDDLTNQRRSNMDNMPGMVGTTMDGAAMSDLLGGDAGDINYPYYLVNGRIPAAPSTFSVKPGQRIRIRFINAGSDTAFRVALAGHSMTVTHTDGRPVVPTEVDALLIGMAERYDVIITAADGVFPLVALAEGKNAVGRALLTTAAGTAPDPGFRPPELTKRIGTVETFTATPTVDLGPTKPDVKLSVAVQGDMMKYDWTINGQPYSKTQPLSIRQGRRALLTFDNTTAMWHPMHLHGHTFQVIKTDGSPGPRKDTVNVLPKQKVNAILVADNPGTWLLHCHNTYHQEAGMMTRLDYKI; translated from the coding sequence ATGACGAGATCACCGTTCGGCACGGTGCAGCTCAACAGGCGCGGCTTCATCGCCACCAGCGTCGCCGCTGGATTTACCTTAGCCGGCTGCGGTCGATCGACACCAACCACAGCGACACGCGACGCCGCAGTGGCCGATGCCATCGCGGTGACCGAGGCGGCACGACCACACAGTGGGCGCACCGTCACCGCCACCTTGGCTCCACAGCAGGCCACCATCGACTTGGGTGGTGTCAGCGTCCAGACGCTGGCATACGGCAACACGATTCCTGGCCGGCTGATCCGGGCCAATGTCGGCGACGAACTCGCGCTCACCGTCACCAACCGGCTCAACCGGCCCACCTCGGTGCACTGGCATGGCATCGCGCTACGCAATGACATGGACGGCGCCGAACCCGCTACCGCGAACATCAAGGCCGGCCAGCAGTTCACCTACCGGTTTTCGGTTCCGCACTCGGGGACTTACTGGGCGCATCCGCACGTCGGCCTCGACGCCGACTACGGGCTGTATCTGCCTGTCATCGTCGACGACCCAACCGAGCCCGGCGGCTATGACGCCGAATGGATCGTCATGCTCGACGACTGGACCGACGGCATCGGCAAGACCCCCCAACAGCTGTACGACGACCTCACCAACCAGCGGCGATCCAACATGGACAACATGCCCGGCATGGTGGGAACGACGATGGACGGTGCCGCCATGAGCGACTTGCTCGGCGGCGACGCCGGAGATATCAACTACCCGTACTATCTGGTCAACGGTCGAATCCCCGCAGCTCCCAGCACCTTTAGCGTCAAACCCGGACAGCGGATCCGGATCCGGTTCATCAACGCCGGCTCCGACACCGCCTTCCGGGTCGCGCTGGCCGGGCATTCAATGACCGTCACCCACACCGACGGCCGCCCCGTGGTGCCCACCGAGGTCGATGCCCTGCTGATAGGCATGGCCGAACGCTACGACGTGATCATCACCGCAGCCGACGGCGTCTTCCCGCTGGTCGCACTCGCCGAAGGCAAAAACGCCGTCGGACGAGCCCTCCTCACCACCGCTGCGGGGACCGCGCCAGATCCGGGCTTCCGACCGCCCGAACTGACCAAACGGATCGGCACCGTCGAAACATTCACTGCCACACCGACAGTCGACTTAGGCCCAACCAAACCCGACGTCAAGCTATCGGTGGCCGTGCAGGGCGACATGATGAAGTACGACTGGACGATCAACGGCCAGCCCTACAGCAAAACCCAGCCACTAAGCATAAGGCAGGGCCGGCGCGCCCTGCTGACATTTGATAACACCACGGCCATGTGGCATCCAATGCACTTGCACGGCCACACGTTTCAAGTGATCAAAACCGACGGCAGCCCGGGCCCGCGCAAAGACACCGTGAATGTGCTGCCCAAACAAAAAGTCAACGCGATCCTCGTCGCCGACAACCCCGGCACCTGGCTATTACACTGCCACAACACCTACCACCAAGAAGCCGGGATGATGACCCGCCTGGACTACAAAATCTGA
- a CDS encoding DUF732 domain-containing protein — protein sequence MFTGTTSHAGALVTAIVVLTGAAILSGGAAAADPNQDDQFLALLDKAEIPALKNVPSLIATAHKVCRKLDGGMPVDALVDEMVNNAYRIDPPERLYAPGRLARTEARFITAAVEIYCPYHRGKIASIMANRAPGSRQPTHRLAAYAHDTVTSGSDLRDTPPGLDMTNMPAAGRTMLASLIGAVPAGDPLLPNPPQIPAPPPPTAHILAPPPPIAAPPPPKQSPPQPQEVEPPADAPPGGPAGGGGNGGGGIGGGGSGGNAGGGPVEPSPARPMPPGFVRLAP from the coding sequence ATGTTCACCGGCACCACTAGCCACGCCGGTGCCCTGGTCACCGCCATCGTGGTGCTAACCGGCGCCGCAATTCTGAGCGGCGGCGCAGCAGCGGCCGACCCAAACCAGGACGACCAGTTTCTGGCACTGCTCGATAAAGCAGAAATCCCCGCCCTCAAGAACGTTCCGAGCCTCATCGCCACAGCCCATAAAGTCTGTCGCAAACTCGATGGCGGCATGCCGGTGGATGCCTTAGTCGACGAGATGGTGAACAACGCGTATCGCATCGACCCGCCCGAGCGCCTATACGCTCCCGGCCGCCTCGCGCGCACCGAGGCCCGATTCATTACCGCGGCAGTGGAGATCTACTGCCCGTACCACCGGGGCAAGATAGCTTCCATCATGGCTAATCGCGCGCCGGGATCGAGGCAACCGACGCACCGGCTCGCCGCGTACGCGCATGACACAGTCACCTCAGGAAGCGATCTGCGGGACACGCCGCCGGGGTTGGACATGACCAATATGCCGGCGGCGGGCCGCACAATGCTCGCCTCACTGATCGGAGCGGTTCCCGCGGGGGATCCCCTCCTACCGAACCCGCCGCAGATTCCGGCGCCACCGCCCCCGACGGCGCATATCCTGGCACCGCCCCCGCCGATAGCCGCACCGCCGCCACCAAAACAATCGCCGCCGCAACCGCAAGAGGTGGAGCCCCCTGCCGATGCTCCTCCGGGGGGCCCTGCCGGCGGCGGTGGCAACGGCGGTGGCGGCATCGGCGGCGGAGGCAGTGGTGGCAACGCCGGTGGCGGTCCGGTGGAGCCGTCGCCGGCGCGACCCATGCCTCCGGGCTTTGTCAGGCTCGCACCGTGA
- a CDS encoding copper-translocating P-type ATPase, with product MRIHTNGFRMDEGRAVAIEETVGNLSGVRTVRVYPRTASVVIRYWPERCDTGAVLSAITEVERSPAASEPAPVSRSADIGNGGIVGKVVGGIGRMLLGLHSDESEAPPEIERLREALKGIGYHLAPVTEGQPSPREEAQRGIRAWLRRVWLAWPLGLLASGLTMFFAASPWAGWLAFAATLPVQFIAGWPFLLGAAQRAREKTANMDTLITLGTLTAFIYSTYQLLVGGPLFFDTSALIIAFVVLGRYFEAKAHGKTLEAISKLLEMGAKEARLLVDGQELLVPIDQVQVGDLLRVRPGEKIPVDGEVVDGRAGVDESMLTGESVPVEKTVGDHVAGATVNTDGLLTIRATAVGTDTALAQIVRLVEQAQGGKAPVQRLADRVSAVFVPAVLGVAVATFAGWTLFAANPVAGMTAAVAVLIIACPCALGLATPTAIMVGTGRGADMGILVKGGEVLEASKKIDTVVFDKTGTLTQAQMRLTDVIADKRRQPNLVLRIAAAVESGSEHPIGAAIVAGAHERGVEIPAATAFTNLAGHGVRAEVEGRPVVVGRRKLLDVHDVKLPEHLAAAATEFEEQGRTAVFVGRDGEVVGVLAVADTVKDDAADVVHQLRAMGLHVALITGDNTRTAAAIAKQVGIEQVLAEVLPHDKVTEVRRLQDEGRVVAMVGDGVNDAPALVQADLGIAIGTGTDVAIEASDITLMSGRLDGVVHSIELSRLTLRTIYQNLGWAFGYNTAAIPLAALGVLNPIVAGAAMGFSSVSVVTNSLRLRRFGRDA from the coding sequence ATGCGTATACACACCAACGGCTTTCGTATGGACGAAGGCCGGGCCGTCGCAATCGAGGAGACGGTCGGCAACCTATCTGGTGTACGCACCGTGCGTGTGTATCCGCGCACGGCATCCGTTGTGATCCGATATTGGCCCGAGCGATGCGACACCGGCGCCGTCTTGTCGGCGATCACCGAGGTGGAGCGCAGCCCTGCCGCTTCGGAGCCGGCGCCTGTTTCGCGGTCGGCTGATATCGGCAATGGCGGCATCGTGGGGAAGGTCGTCGGCGGGATCGGGCGGATGCTGCTGGGCCTGCACAGTGACGAGTCAGAAGCTCCGCCGGAGATCGAGAGGCTACGAGAGGCGCTGAAAGGTATCGGCTATCACCTCGCGCCGGTTACCGAGGGTCAGCCCTCGCCGCGCGAGGAGGCCCAGCGTGGGATTCGGGCCTGGTTGCGGCGGGTCTGGTTGGCCTGGCCGCTGGGGCTGCTGGCGTCTGGCTTGACGATGTTCTTCGCCGCGTCCCCGTGGGCGGGGTGGTTGGCCTTCGCCGCGACGCTGCCCGTCCAATTCATAGCCGGGTGGCCGTTCCTGTTGGGGGCGGCCCAACGGGCGCGGGAGAAAACCGCGAACATGGACACGCTGATCACACTCGGCACGTTGACCGCGTTCATCTACTCCACCTATCAGCTCCTCGTTGGCGGGCCGCTGTTCTTCGACACCTCGGCGCTGATCATCGCGTTCGTGGTGCTGGGCCGCTATTTCGAAGCCAAAGCCCACGGCAAGACGCTCGAGGCCATCAGCAAGCTGTTGGAAATGGGCGCCAAAGAAGCCCGGCTGCTGGTCGACGGCCAGGAGCTCCTTGTGCCAATCGATCAGGTGCAAGTAGGAGACCTGCTGCGGGTGCGGCCGGGGGAGAAGATCCCGGTCGACGGCGAGGTCGTCGACGGGCGTGCCGGCGTTGATGAGTCGATGCTGACCGGCGAGTCCGTCCCGGTCGAAAAAACGGTGGGCGACCATGTTGCCGGGGCCACCGTCAACACCGACGGGCTGCTGACCATCCGCGCTACCGCCGTAGGGACCGACACCGCGCTGGCGCAGATCGTGCGACTGGTCGAACAGGCCCAGGGCGGCAAGGCCCCGGTGCAGCGCTTGGCCGATCGGGTCTCGGCGGTGTTCGTGCCAGCTGTCCTCGGCGTGGCCGTGGCGACGTTTGCGGGCTGGACGCTGTTCGCCGCCAACCCGGTCGCCGGCATGACGGCGGCGGTCGCGGTGCTGATCATCGCGTGCCCGTGTGCGCTGGGCCTGGCCACCCCCACCGCGATCATGGTCGGCACTGGCCGCGGCGCCGACATGGGGATCCTGGTCAAGGGCGGTGAGGTGCTGGAAGCCTCGAAGAAGATCGACACCGTGGTGTTCGACAAGACCGGCACCCTCACCCAAGCCCAGATGCGACTCACCGACGTGATTGCCGACAAGCGCCGTCAGCCCAATCTGGTGCTGCGAATTGCCGCCGCGGTCGAATCGGGCTCCGAACACCCCATCGGCGCGGCGATCGTCGCCGGGGCACACGAACGGGGGGTGGAGATCCCGGCCGCTACGGCGTTCACCAACCTCGCGGGGCACGGAGTGCGCGCCGAGGTAGAGGGCCGACCCGTGGTGGTCGGGCGGCGCAAGCTCCTCGATGTGCACGACGTGAAGTTGCCTGAACACCTTGCCGCAGCGGCGACGGAGTTCGAAGAACAAGGCCGCACCGCGGTTTTCGTCGGCCGCGACGGCGAAGTTGTGGGTGTGCTCGCCGTGGCCGACACCGTCAAAGACGACGCCGCCGACGTGGTCCATCAACTGCGCGCCATGGGGCTGCATGTCGCATTGATCACCGGCGACAACACCCGCACGGCGGCCGCGATCGCCAAGCAGGTCGGCATCGAGCAGGTGCTGGCTGAGGTGTTGCCGCACGACAAGGTTACCGAGGTGCGCCGACTCCAAGACGAGGGCCGCGTGGTCGCGATGGTCGGCGACGGCGTCAACGACGCGCCCGCCCTGGTGCAGGCCGATCTGGGCATTGCGATCGGCACCGGCACCGACGTGGCCATCGAGGCATCCGATATCACGCTGATGTCCGGCCGGCTCGACGGCGTCGTCCATTCGATCGAGCTCTCGAGGCTGACGCTGCGCACTATTTATCAAAACCTCGGCTGGGCGTTCGGCTACAACACCGCCGCAATTCCCCTCGCCGCGCTCGGCGTGCTAAACCCGATCGTCGCAGGCGCGGCGATGGGATTTTCCTCGGTCAGCGTGGTGACCAACTCGCTGCGACTTCGCCGCTTTGGCCGCGACGCTTGA
- a CDS encoding SMODS domain-containing nucleotidyltransferase: MCNSLITGKRPQGSWAHRTIIDPAVGDNEFDADFMLDMSENPDWADNPKACIGEVHAALHRHSTYGTMPHSRKCRCVRLVYANSMHT; this comes from the coding sequence ATGTGCAACTCGCTGATTACCGGCAAGAGGCCGCAAGGTTCGTGGGCGCATCGCACCATCATCGACCCCGCCGTCGGCGACAACGAGTTTGACGCCGACTTCATGCTCGATATGAGCGAGAACCCGGACTGGGCCGACAACCCCAAGGCCTGCATCGGTGAGGTCCACGCCGCCCTTCACCGGCACAGCACCTACGGCACCATGCCGCACTCACGGAAGTGCCGCTGCGTGCGGCTCGTCTACGCCAACTCCATGCACACCTGA